The Pyxidicoccus sp. MSG2 DNA segment GGGAGGCTGGCTGCTCAGCGTCGCCCTCGCGGGCGTGGGCGGGTATGGCCTGGCCCGGAGCACGGACTCCGGGCCAGCGCTCCGGCAGGGCCCCGAAGTCCAGGAGCAATTGGAGCAGCAGCGGGCCCTGCTCGTCTCGCTGCGGGCCCAGGTGGGCGCGCTGGACTCGCGCCTCGCGGACCTGGCCCGCGCTCCGTCCGCCGCGCCGCTGCCCACGCTCTCCGCGCCGCTGCCCGCCGCCACGGCCCTGGCGGCGGCTCCCGAGGAAGAGGTCGACGAAGAGGCCCGGGAGCGCGCGCGCGTGGAAGCAGAGACCCTCGTGTCGCGAGGCGACCGCGTGGTGGAGGCCGCGCTGAGCACGGGGCGCTGGCGACAGGAGGACATGCTCTCGCTGCGAGCCATGCTCCCCGGCATGCCGAAGGCCCAGCGCGAGGCCCTGCTGAGCCGGCTCATCACCGCCTACAACGAGCGGCGGCTCACCCAGGAGGAGGAGGACGGTCCGCTCTTCTGAGCCAGCGACCGCTGGCGGTGGGCCCGGTCATGGATTCAGGACCAGGTCCATCAGCCTCAGCGTCATGCCGCCGGTGAAGTCGATGGTGGCGCCGTTGAACCACGCGGCGTCATCACCGACGAGCACGCTGACGAAGCGGGCCACCTCCTCCACCGTGCACATGCGCCCGGCCGGGTGCATCCGCGTGTGCGCGGCCTCCAGCCGTGCCAGCGCCTCCGGCGAGTACACGTGCCTCAGCGCGGGCGTCATCACCGTGGCGAACTTGAGCAGGTTGACGCGGTGCCCGAGCGGCCCCAGCTCCATCGCCAGGTGCTGCACGTACATCTCCAGCGCCGCCTTGGACGCGCTGATGAGCCCGGTGTTGTGAAGGTGCGTCACGTCCAGCGGGTTCTGCAGGCCGAGCAGCCGGGCCTCCGGCGCCAGCATGTCCGCCGCCACCAGCGCCTGCGCCCAGTAGATGAACGAGTGCGCCATGGTGTCGAAGGTGCGGCGGATGCGGCGCGCGTGCAGCCGGTCCTCGCCCGCCGCCAGGAAGTGTCCCACCGATGCACCTGCAATCGAGTGGACGAAGAGCTTCACGCTGCGAGGGCCGGCCTCCCGCCGCAGGGCCTCCACTCCGGCCTCGGCGGCCTCCGGCGTGGACGCGTCCGCCTGCCAGAGCACCGCGCGGCGCCCCGCCCCTCGCACCGATTGCTCCATGCGCGCGCCGCTGTCCGGGTACCGCCCGCGGTGGACGCCGAAGACGTCCAGCCCGGGCCTGCGCGCCACGGCCTCCGCGATGGCGGCTCCCGTGCCCGATGAGGCTCCCAGGACGAGCGCCCACCGCGAGGCGCCCGCGCCCTCATCCTCCTCCATACCGCTCATGCCCCTCTACCTTCCCAGGCCCCTGCCGAGCTCCGCCGGCCGCTCGCGCGCTCTGTCCAGCAATGACTGCACCGCACCTGCAACCTCGTGGTGGGCCGCCAGCATCGCGGCCCTATCGCCCGCGTCGAAGCCGGGCTCCAGGTGGCGCGTCATCGGCTCGCCCACCCACTGCGTCATCTTCACGGGGAAGGGGAGGGAGAAGGGCCACACGCCCGTCGCTCCCACGCCCAGCCACAGCGGCAGCCGCGCCGGCATCCCCACCCGCCGTCCTAACGCATAGCCGTCGTTGAGGCCCAGGTACGCATCGTCCATCCCGCTTCCACCCACGGGGACAATTGGCAGCCGGTAGCGCACCGCCAGCCGCAGGTAGCCCAGCCGCTCGCCCCAGTCCACGCGGTAGCGATTGCGGAAGCTCCGGCAGCCCTCCCGCGTGCCACCGGGCTGCAAGAGCACGTGCTCGCCATTCGCCACCGCCTCCGCCAGCCGCGGGTCATCCCCCGTGACGAAGCCCAGCCCGTCCGCCACCTCGCGCAGGCCGGGAATCCGCCCGAAGGCGCCGTGGGCCACGCCGTGCGGCAGGTAGCCCAGGCGCTCGTGGAGCGTCACCGTCAGCATGCACAGGTCCACCGCCAGGGGCCGCCCGTGGTAGCCGACGATGAGCTTCGCGCCGGGGCGCAACAGCGGCTCCAGGTTCACCACCTCGTAGCGGTGGTAGCGGCGGAGCAGCCGGAAGGTGGCCAGCCACGCGGCCAGCGGCAGGCCGCCCGCGCGCTTCATCCGCCCACCCGGTACAGCACCGCGCCGTGCGCCACGCCCGCGCCCACGCCCACCAGCAGAATCCGGTCCCCGGGCTTCACCGGCCGCGTGCGCAAGAGCCGGTCCAACCCCACGCCCAGCGACGCCGAGCCCACGCTGCCCACCGTGTCCACCACGCGCACGCTCCGCTCCAGCGTCACGTCCATGGCTCCGAGGATGGCCTCCAGCATGCTCCCGTTGGGCTGGTGCGTGAGCACCCACTCCACTTCGCGCAGGGCCACACCGGCCTCGTTCAGCACCGAGCGCGCCGCCCCCAGCAGCGCGTCCAACGCCACGCGCGTCATCTCCTTGCTGGGCGTGAGGAAGCGCATCCGCTCCGGCTTGCCGGTGGCGTGCGGGTTCTCCAGCACCACGTCCGTGGGCAGCGTGCCGTCGTTGCCCAGGGCCACGCCCAGCACGCCCTCGCCGGGGCGCCCCGCGCCGAGCACCGCCGCCGCCGCCGCGTCGCCCAGCACCAGGTACGGGCGCGGGTCCTCCGGGGTGGTGGTGCGCGACAGCAATTCCACCGAGACGATGCCCACCGGCCCCCAGCCCGTCGCCACCGAGCGCGTCGCCAGGTCGAAGGCGCTGAGGAAGCCCATGCACGCGTTGCTCACGTCCATGGCGTCACAGGTGCCGGAGAGCCCCAGCGCCGCCGCCACGCGGTTGGCCGTGGCGGGCGTGGTGACGTCGCCGCCCATGGAGGTGACGTAGAGGATGCGGCGCAGCGCCCGGGCCTCCAGTCCCGCAACCTCCAGCGCGCCGCGCAGCGCGGTGGCGGCCAGGTCCGCGGCCTTCGTGCCCGGGGGGGCGAAGTGCCGGGTGTGGATGCCCGACTTCTGCTCCACCTCCGCGGCGTCGCGGCCCACGCGCGCGCACAGCTCCGCCGTCGTCACGGCGCGGCCGGGGAGGACGCTCGCGGTGCCGAGGATGCGGACGGGAATCATGCCGCCCGCCTTCCGCCGGGGTGGGGCTCCTGGGGACAGGCGCGCGTCTTGACCCGGTGCCAGTGCGCCTTCAAGTCTTCCAGCTTCCCCGCCAGCGCGCCGTCCGCGGCGGCCCGGTCGAGGATGTCCCGCGCGCGGGCGAAGTCCATGGCCGTGAGCAGCGGCAACTCCGCCGAGGGGATGTCGTAGCTGACGTCCGCCAGCAGCGACTCCGAGTCCCCGCTGCGGTGCAGCAGCAGCACGCCGCTGGCCACCAGGTCCAGCGCCCGCGACACCGGGTTGAGGCCCGCGAGGAAGCGGCCCAGCCCCGTGCGCGGCATGAAGGCCGAGTCGCGCACGCCGAAGGGGAAGATGTTGCTGGAGAAGATGAGGTCCGCGCCCGCGCCCAGCAGCACGTTGGCCGGCACCATGCTGGTGAAGGCGCCGTCCACGTACCGCGCGGGCGGCACCAGCGTGGGCGCGAAGACGCCGGGCGCCGAGCCGCTGGCGCGCACCCCCATCGCCACCGGCCCGTGCTCCAGCGCCACGCAGTGCCCGCTCGCCAGGTCTGTCGCCACCGGCAGGAAGCGGACGGACAGCTCCTCCAGCGAGGTGTCTCCGAAGTCCTGCCGCACGAAGTGCTCCAGGGAATACGACGTCACCATCGCGCCCGTGGCGGCCAGGGAGAGCTGGCGATTCACCGCGCGCTCCTCCAGGCGCAAGAGCCCCTCGAGCCCGCTCTTCCCGTCCAGCGCGCTGCCGCAGAAGTACGCGCCCACCATCGAGCCCATGCTGGCGCTGCTGATGAAGTCGATGGGGATGCCCTGGCCCACCAGCCAGCGCAGGATGAACACGTGGTAGAAGCCCCACACGCCGCCGCCGCTGAGCGCCAGCCCCACGCGCCGGTGGCTGATGGCCCGCGCCCAGCGCGACAGTGCGTCCTGCTCCGCATCACTCAACTCCACGTCCTCCAAGGGCCGCTCGCCCACGGGCAGCCGCACCATCCGCTGGAGTCCCAGCCGAAGCCAGCACGCAGGCAGCACCCGCGTGTCCACGGCCAGCTCCTCGCTCCGCGGCAGCCCGCCCAGCTCCGCGCCCCGGGACGGCTTCTCGGGGTCGATGACCACCGTGGGCAGCACGCGGTGTCCGGGCGTGAGCGGAGGCCGCGCGTGTTGCGGTCCGGGGACCAGCCGCACCGTCTTTCCTGGCAGTGACGTGTCCGTGACGCGGCAGCCGTCCAGGAAGACGTAGTGCGCGTCATGCTCTCGCGCAATCCGCTGGAGCACTTCCGCATCCACCCGGCCGGGCACTCCCGGCGTGGGTGCGCAGGCGCGGAGCACGCCGTCGGCGCCTTCCGACACCCCGGTGGCGGGGCCTTCCGCGCGCAGCAGCAGCACCCGGTCCCCGAAGTCCCGCACGAGCACCTTCGCCACCAGCGCGATGAGCGTGGACAGCGGTGCGTCCGGCACGTCGCTCTCGAAGGCCACCACCTCCGCGCTGGGGTGCAATTCCTCCTGCCGGGGCGCGCCCTTCGCGCGGAGGCCCACGTCCTGCCGCGGCTCCGCGCGGGCCCGCACCCGTTCCCAGACGGTGTCCCGGGGGAAGAAGAGGCCGCGTGACTCGGAGGTGGCCCGCGCGGTGACGGTGTTCTTCCCACCCACCAGCGCCTCCACGCCCAGCGGCGTGCCCGGCCGCAGCGTCAGCAGGTGCTCCCCGCCCCGGCGCACGTCCAGCTCCCCGTCCAGCAGCAGGAAGAAGCCCTCCGCGTCCCGGTCCTCCTCGCATACCACCGCGTCCTTCGCCCAGTGGGCCTCCTGGCCCCGCTCCAGCAATTGCAGCAGCACGGTGTTGCTGGTGTGCCGGAGCGCTGGCGCACGCTTCAGGGCGTAGAGCCTTCGGCGCTGCACATCGAGACGCGTGGAGTTTGCCATTGAGGCTTCAAAGAATAACAAAGCCTCTCTGGTGACGGATACGGGTCGGAACGGCCCCCGTGTCTATTTTTGCATCAGTATTGCTTGTTTTGCTTGTTTCACACGGAGTGTGGCCGCGGGGGGCTTTCCGCTGGGGGTGGAGTGCGCGGCGGGTGGTGCCTGCGGACGCGTGAGCGTGCCGTCTCTACCAGCACATACAGCACGGGGATGAAGATGAGGTTGACAAAGGTGGACAGGAGCATGCCCCCGAAGACGGTGGTGCCCAATGACTTGCGCGCGGAGGCACCTGCCCCGGAGGCCAGCATCAGCGGCACCACGCCCATGAGGAAGGCGAAGGACGTCATCAGGATGGGGCGCAGGCGCGTCTGTGCCGCGTGGATGGCGGAGTCCGCCACGCCGCGGCCCTCGCCGCGCAACTGCTCGGCGAACTCGACGATGAGGATGGCGTTCTTGCTGGCCAGGCCCACCAGCATGACGAGCCCCACCTGGCAGAACACGTCGTTCTGCAGGCCGCGCAGGTTCTGCAGGCCGAGCGCGCCCAGCATGGCCACCGGCACGCCGAGGAGGATGACGGCGGGCAGGGCGAAGCTCTCGTACTGCGCCGACAGCACCAGGAACACGAAGACGATGCCCAGGCCGAAGATGAGCAGCACGCTGCTGCCCGCCTGGCGCTGCTCCTGCGACAGGCCCGTCCACTCGAAGGTGTAGCCCGTGGGGAGGGACGCGCGCGCCACCTTCTCCATGGCGTCCAGCGCCTGCCCGGTGCTGCGACCCGGCGCCGCCTGGCCATTCAGGCCCGCCGAGCGGAAGAGGTTGTAGTGCTGGATGTTCTGCGCGCTGGTAATCGGCTTCACGCTGACGAGCGACTCCAGCGGCACCATCTGCCCCGACATCGCGCGCACGTAGAGCGCGTTGATGTCCTTGGGCTCGTTGCGGAACGGCACGGCCGCCTGCACGTAGACGCGGTACACGCGGCTGGCGAAGGTGAAGTCATTCACGTACTGGCTGCCCAGGTACACCTGCAGGGTGGAGAAGACGGCGTCCAGCGGCACCCCCAGCGCCAGCGCCTTCTCGCGGTCCACCTGCACGTCCAGCAGCGGCGTGCTGGCGGTGAACGAGGAGAAGACGCCTCTCAGGCCCATGTCCTGGCTGGCACGCGCCACCAGCGCATCCGTCGTCTGGGACAGTTCCGCCAGCGAGCGGCCGCCCTGCTGGTCCTCGAGGACGAACTCGAAGCCGCCCACGCTGCCCACGCCACGGATGGCGGGCGGCTCGAAGGGCAGCACGCGCGCGCCGCCGATGCCGAGCAGCGGGCCGCGCAGTCGCTCCACCAGACCCGCCACGCTCTGCTCCTTCTTCGTGCGCTCGTCCCAGGGGTGCAGGTTGATGAAGAGGGTGCCGTAGTTGGCGCCGGTGCCCAGCAGCGAGAAGCCGCCCACGGTGAAGATGTCCTGCACCTCCTTCTGCTGGCGCAGCACCCCTTCCGCCTGGAGGAGCACCTGTCGCGTGTAGTCCAGCGACGTGCCCTCCGGGCCCTGCACCGCGACGATGAGGTAGCCCTGGTCCTCGCCGGGGATGAAGCCGGAGGGCGTGAGGCGGTAGACGAAGAAGGTGCCGGCGAGGCACACGAAGAAGGCGATGGTCACCGGCCACTTCAGCGGCCCGGTGAGCCGCACGAGCAGCCCGCCGTACGCGTCGCGGAACTTGTTCAGCCCCTGGTCGAACAGCCGGAACACCTTCCACTTCTGTCCCTCGTGCGGCTTGAGGAGCAGCGCGCAGAGGGCGGGGGACAGCGTGAGGGCCACGAGGGCCGAGAGGCTGATGGAGAAGGCGAGGGTGAGCGCGAACTGCCGGTAGATGATGCCCGTGGTGCCAGGGAAGAAGGACACGGGGACGAACACGGAGGACAGCACGAGGGCGATGGCCACCAGCGCGCCGGCCACCTGCTTCATGCCGCGGTGGGTGGCCTCGCGGGCGTCCACGTCGTCGTGCTCCATGGTGCGCTCGACGTTCTCGATGACGATGATGGCGTCGTCCACCACGAGGCCCGTGGCCAGGGTGAGGCCGAAGAGCGTCAGCGTGTTGATGGAGAAGCCGAACGCGCTGACGAAGAGGAAGGTACCCACCAGTGACACCGGCAGCGTGGTGGCCACCACCAGCACGCTGCGCCAGCCGTGCAGGAAGATGAACACCACCAGCACCACCAGGAGGATGGCCTCGCCCAGCGTCTGGAGCACCTCCTCAATCGACGCCTGCACTGCGGCGGTGGTGTCGAAGGCGCGCTGGTACGCCATGCCCGGGGGGAAGGTCCCCTTGAGCCGCTCCAGCTCCTGGATGACGCCGTCGCGCACCTCCAGCGCGTTGGAGCCCGGGAGCTGGAAGATGCCCAGGCCCACGGCATCGCGGCCGTTGAAGCGCAACATCTGCCCGTAGTTCTCCGCGCCCAGCTCCGCGCGGCCCACGTCCTTGAGCCGCACCAGCGAGCCGTCCTGTCCGCGCTGCACGACAATCTGGCCGAACTGCTCCGCGGTGGTGAGCTGTCCCAGCACGCGCACGGTGAACTGGTACGTCTGGCCCGGAGGCGCGGGGTCCTGGCCCACCTGGCCCGCGCCCACCTGCACGTTCTGCGAGCGCAGCGCATTCACCACGTCCGTCGCCGCCAGCCCGCGCCGGGCCAGCTCCGTGGGGTCCAGCCACAGGCGCATGGCGAAGCGGCGCTCACCGAAGATGCGCACGTCGCCCACGCCCTTCACGCGCAGGAGCGCGTCACGGATGAAGACGTCCGCGTAGTTGCTGAGGAAGCCCGTGTCGTAGCGGTTCTCCTTGTCGAACAGGCCGAAGGCCATGAGCAGCTGCGTCTGCGCCTTGTTGACGGTGACGCCCAGCGCGTTGACCTCGGCGGGCAGCTGCGGGGATGCGGTGGCGACGCGGTTCTGCACGTCCACCGCGGCGAGGTCCAGGTTGCGCCCCGGGTCGAAGGTGACGGTGATGCTGCTCACCCCGGTGTTGCTGCTGGTGGAGGAGATGTAGCGCATCCCCTGCACGCCGTTGAGCTGGCGCTCCAGCACGGTGGTGACGGCGCTCTCCACCGTTTCCGCGGACGCGCCGATGTATGTCGCCGTCACCTGCACCACGGGCAGCGACAGGTCCGGATACTGCTCGATGGGGAGCGAGGGGATGGAGATGACGCCCACCAGCGTGATGATGATGGACACCACGCTGGAGAAGACGGGCCGGCGGATGAAGAAGTCAGTAAACATGCCGCCTCCTCACTGCGCCGGTGTCGAGCTGCCGCCCGCGTCCGTGCGCTGGGACTGTCCGTCGCCGCTGCCGCCCACGCCGTGGGAGTCCCCCTGGGCCGCGGGCTTCGCGGGCGTGGGCTGAATTGGCTGGCCGTCTCGCAGCAACTGGATGCTGCTGACCACCACCTGGGTGCCGGCGTCCAGGCCGCCCATCACCTCGTAGGCGTTGCCGGAGACCTGGCCCAGAGTCACCGGGGCGCGCCAGGCCACCGTGCCGCCGTCGCCCTGGCCCACCACGTAGACGAAGGACTGGCTGCTGATGCGCGTCACCGCGAAGGTGGGCACCTGCAAGGCGTCACGCGTCTCGTACACCACCTGCGCGCGCACGAGCTGCCCGGCTCGCAGCCCCACGGTGTTGTCGAAGACGGCCTTCACCTCGACGAGCTGGGTGGCCGGGGCGGGCGTCGCCGCGATGAAGAAGACGGGCGCGGATACCACCAGCTTGCCGTCCGCGTCGAGCACCTCCACCGGCGTGCCGCCGACCTTGATGTCACGGGCCCGCTCGACGGGCACCTCCACGGACACCTCCAGCGCGCGGCTCTGGTCCAGTTGGGTGAGCGGCGTCTGCTGCGTGACGAAGTCGCCCACCTTCACCGGGTAGTTGCCCACCACGCCCGCGAAGGGGGCGCTCACCTTGTAGAAACCGAGCTGAACCTCCTGCGCCTGGATTTGCGCCTCGATGGACCGTGCGCTGGCCTCGGCCTGCTCGGCCTGCGCCACCGCCTGGTCATAGTCCTGTTTGCTTTGCAGTCCTTCCTTCAGGAGCTGTGCGCTGCGCCTGCGGGTGCTCTCGGCGAACTCGCGCTGGGCCTCGGCGGCGGCCTTCTGGGCCTGGGCGGCGCGCAGGCCGGCGCGCTGCTGGCGGGGGTCCACCACCAGCAGCACGTCGCCCTGCTTCACCTGGGTGCCGGGAC contains these protein-coding regions:
- a CDS encoding SDR family NAD(P)-dependent oxidoreductase — protein: MEEDEGAGASRWALVLGASSGTGAAIAEAVARRPGLDVFGVHRGRYPDSGARMEQSVRGAGRRAVLWQADASTPEAAEAGVEALRREAGPRSVKLFVHSIAGASVGHFLAAGEDRLHARRIRRTFDTMAHSFIYWAQALVAADMLAPEARLLGLQNPLDVTHLHNTGLISASKAALEMYVQHLAMELGPLGHRVNLLKFATVMTPALRHVYSPEALARLEAAHTRMHPAGRMCTVEEVARFVSVLVGDDAAWFNGATIDFTGGMTLRLMDLVLNP
- a CDS encoding lysophospholipid acyltransferase family protein, which produces MKRAGGLPLAAWLATFRLLRRYHRYEVVNLEPLLRPGAKLIVGYHGRPLAVDLCMLTVTLHERLGYLPHGVAHGAFGRIPGLREVADGLGFVTGDDPRLAEAVANGEHVLLQPGGTREGCRSFRNRYRVDWGERLGYLRLAVRYRLPIVPVGGSGMDDAYLGLNDGYALGRRVGMPARLPLWLGVGATGVWPFSLPFPVKMTQWVGEPMTRHLEPGFDAGDRAAMLAAHHEVAGAVQSLLDRARERPAELGRGLGR
- a CDS encoding 3-oxoacyl-ACP synthase III family protein, which codes for MIPVRILGTASVLPGRAVTTAELCARVGRDAAEVEQKSGIHTRHFAPPGTKAADLAATALRGALEVAGLEARALRRILYVTSMGGDVTTPATANRVAAALGLSGTCDAMDVSNACMGFLSAFDLATRSVATGWGPVGIVSVELLSRTTTPEDPRPYLVLGDAAAAAVLGAGRPGEGVLGVALGNDGTLPTDVVLENPHATGKPERMRFLTPSKEMTRVALDALLGAARSVLNEAGVALREVEWVLTHQPNGSMLEAILGAMDVTLERSVRVVDTVGSVGSASLGVGLDRLLRTRPVKPGDRILLVGVGAGVAHGAVLYRVGG
- a CDS encoding cyclic nucleotide-binding and patatin-like phospholipase domain-containing protein, which encodes MANSTRLDVQRRRLYALKRAPALRHTSNTVLLQLLERGQEAHWAKDAVVCEEDRDAEGFFLLLDGELDVRRGGEHLLTLRPGTPLGVEALVGGKNTVTARATSESRGLFFPRDTVWERVRARAEPRQDVGLRAKGAPRQEELHPSAEVVAFESDVPDAPLSTLIALVAKVLVRDFGDRVLLLRAEGPATGVSEGADGVLRACAPTPGVPGRVDAEVLQRIAREHDAHYVFLDGCRVTDTSLPGKTVRLVPGPQHARPPLTPGHRVLPTVVIDPEKPSRGAELGGLPRSEELAVDTRVLPACWLRLGLQRMVRLPVGERPLEDVELSDAEQDALSRWARAISHRRVGLALSGGGVWGFYHVFILRWLVGQGIPIDFISSASMGSMVGAYFCGSALDGKSGLEGLLRLEERAVNRQLSLAATGAMVTSYSLEHFVRQDFGDTSLEELSVRFLPVATDLASGHCVALEHGPVAMGVRASGSAPGVFAPTLVPPARYVDGAFTSMVPANVLLGAGADLIFSSNIFPFGVRDSAFMPRTGLGRFLAGLNPVSRALDLVASGVLLLHRSGDSESLLADVSYDIPSAELPLLTAMDFARARDILDRAAADGALAGKLEDLKAHWHRVKTRACPQEPHPGGRRAA
- a CDS encoding efflux RND transporter permease subunit — translated: MFTDFFIRRPVFSSVVSIIITLVGVISIPSLPIEQYPDLSLPVVQVTATYIGASAETVESAVTTVLERQLNGVQGMRYISSTSSNTGVSSITVTFDPGRNLDLAAVDVQNRVATASPQLPAEVNALGVTVNKAQTQLLMAFGLFDKENRYDTGFLSNYADVFIRDALLRVKGVGDVRIFGERRFAMRLWLDPTELARRGLAATDVVNALRSQNVQVGAGQVGQDPAPPGQTYQFTVRVLGQLTTAEQFGQIVVQRGQDGSLVRLKDVGRAELGAENYGQMLRFNGRDAVGLGIFQLPGSNALEVRDGVIQELERLKGTFPPGMAYQRAFDTTAAVQASIEEVLQTLGEAILLVVLVVFIFLHGWRSVLVVATTLPVSLVGTFLFVSAFGFSINTLTLFGLTLATGLVVDDAIIVIENVERTMEHDDVDAREATHRGMKQVAGALVAIALVLSSVFVPVSFFPGTTGIIYRQFALTLAFSISLSALVALTLSPALCALLLKPHEGQKWKVFRLFDQGLNKFRDAYGGLLVRLTGPLKWPVTIAFFVCLAGTFFVYRLTPSGFIPGEDQGYLIVAVQGPEGTSLDYTRQVLLQAEGVLRQQKEVQDIFTVGGFSLLGTGANYGTLFINLHPWDERTKKEQSVAGLVERLRGPLLGIGGARVLPFEPPAIRGVGSVGGFEFVLEDQQGGRSLAELSQTTDALVARASQDMGLRGVFSSFTASTPLLDVQVDREKALALGVPLDAVFSTLQVYLGSQYVNDFTFASRVYRVYVQAAVPFRNEPKDINALYVRAMSGQMVPLESLVSVKPITSAQNIQHYNLFRSAGLNGQAAPGRSTGQALDAMEKVARASLPTGYTFEWTGLSQEQRQAGSSVLLIFGLGIVFVFLVLSAQYESFALPAVILLGVPVAMLGALGLQNLRGLQNDVFCQVGLVMLVGLASKNAILIVEFAEQLRGEGRGVADSAIHAAQTRLRPILMTSFAFLMGVVPLMLASGAGASARKSLGTTVFGGMLLSTFVNLIFIPVLYVLVETARSRVRRHHPPRTPPPAESPPRPHSV
- a CDS encoding efflux RND transporter periplasmic adaptor subunit produces the protein MRVVRTWSAGLMLLALAACKGSPEDGPQGGQAGAGRAMPVQVQALAPGQVRDTSEYQATLISRSSITVFPQVAGYVQEIPVRPGTQVKQGDVLLVVDPRQQRAGLRAAQAQKAAAEAQREFAESTRRRSAQLLKEGLQSKQDYDQAVAQAEQAEASARSIEAQIQAQEVQLGFYKVSAPFAGVVGNYPVKVGDFVTQQTPLTQLDQSRALEVSVEVPVERARDIKVGGTPVEVLDADGKLVVSAPVFFIAATPAPATQLVEVKAVFDNTVGLRAGQLVRAQVVYETRDALQVPTFAVTRISSQSFVYVVGQGDGGTVAWRAPVTLGQVSGNAYEVMGGLDAGTQVVVSSIQLLRDGQPIQPTPAKPAAQGDSHGVGGSGDGQSQRTDAGGSSTPAQ